The Plodia interpunctella isolate USDA-ARS_2022_Savannah chromosome 28, ilPloInte3.2, whole genome shotgun sequence nucleotide sequence TTGTATTATACGATTGTTTCGGTTTACATTCTTAAATGTTtagcaaataaaacataaagatacaaatttataaccttaaaatatacaattctTTCTCAAATATAGTtcatgtatatttgtaattgtagcgggagctaggttaacatgctcgaccgccacaaagggaagatcttcccgccagactaggtgttgcgcctggggaactGCACGGCACAGACGGTGTTATGTTGAAAGTTGTATATATGCTTCAAAtcaaaaacgcactgtctgcacggtctaggcttgttagctgtccatagtgagtcgaccgtcgtgccatctgtccgtagtgtcctggatcacttgtgttgcttgttattcgttgcgtttggtcgactttttacatctgcgccgttgtgcatgtggcgtggtagatgtcgccacattAAGTGACTCTTTTGCCTAAACTACTATAAGTAAAGCCAaactaaattatgaaataaacttCCCACTGCGGACTCCAATAGATTCAACATTGGGACAGTAGAATAGAGTCTatcgcttttttttttaaactagctaCACATCGGTAACTCGTATAGGTTTGTTGGTATCCATGCTCTACGGTGCTAGTTTACCATTTGGCAAACTGCAAGCTCGTTGGCcaattcatactaatattagaaagagtatctgtatttttgtttgtaatgaataaactcgaaaactactggcccgcttgattaaatttggcacGGAGATGTTGTGAATTAACAtaggcaatttatttttattataattttggatgtttatctatatatgtatttgttataaaatatagtatcgttgagttagtatcccataacacaagtcacgaacttacttcggggctagctcaatctgtgtgatttgtccctaatatatttatatttgtttatttatatttacctaaGCGAAGCAGGAACAGGCCgctaatatacaataaaattaagtagaaTAGACAATAATTACCCCATGTTAAAGGCTTCTGTTCCGAAGATACGTAATTGTAAACTGGCGGCACCAACTCAGGAGGTGGAGCGTCCTCATGGTTCCCAGGGTACTCCCTCGCCGTCTTCCACGCAGTCGCTATACAAGCGTTGACCACCATGTCCCCTGGGACTAGATCCGCTACTGCTTTAGGGTCACAGTTTAGTACGTGAAGCAGACCAACTGCCGCACCGACTACCACCTGTAATGGGTATgtcttacttattattaaagtaCCGTTTGCATTTGTCCCtaaattgatatgataatCCAGATTCTGATTTATCTATAGTGTACATCATTCGtgcgcgggcaaatatttgtatctgtgatcacaaatatgtGTGTACTTTAAATATACACTTCGATACTGACAATTGTAATCTTCTTAAGCTTAAATTTTCCCTTCAATCAAGCCAACATATTTAACGCTACAACGGGTATGCCAATGACGAATAGTTTGTgtgttaattttcaatatatttttttaattttgacatttttaataatgatgtcaattcgtcctcttaatttttaatatatgtataacctatatttgttaattgacgtccttggagaaaaggctgcggtttGTTTGTTGCTTGTTTGTTGcgctgcttcttcttcacccgcgctttggaagtcggcagtagacttagttaaagtaattttttgacgtcaataagtgatgtatatcatccttaattgaataaagaattttgaatttgaatttgaatttgaatatgcGAAAAAGAGACCTCAATATgatttatagtaaaatataagcGGAAGAGATCAACCAGAGCTTACACAGATCAAATAAAggttacaaaaatttttttatacaaggAGATCAATAGAATGGTTCAGAATAGACATATATTGAAGTCACTCCCACCGACACAACagtaatcttaaaattaatataccgAATATACTACAAAATTACTACGTAATACTAAAATAGAACATAAAAGAGAAATGAAGCGAAGACTTACTCCAGTAGGTCCGTAGACATTATCGATCCATCCTGACACAGGCTCCTTTGCTGTTCCAATAACtgtaacaaaatcaaatttatttctatatctaATCTTTAAAGGCTAATTCATCATCAGATTTATATCATAGCAATATATGGTACTTACAGTACAACACAGTACAATtatcactagtgtgtatgcgactatttGTAAGTAGAAGTTGGTGGGTAACCGTTAAAAgtcacttgaataaaatctaataccagtgttagcaacaacacactcgataagaaagaaaaccatattttttgcataataaatcatcaattAACGTGGCAATTTATTGACTACAACAGATAAGTGTTATTGTAGATACTATAATGATATTTCACTTACCAATTGCAGGCCGAAAGAGAGCGACGGGCAGTCCTTTAGAATGCTTCAGCACGATGTCCTCAGCTGCCGCTTTCGTGTATGTATACGTGTTGGGACAGTCGCCGAGTaggctgaaaaataaataaataaataaaaataaatatattaggacaaatcacacaaattgagctagccccaaagtaagttcgagacttgtgttatgggatactaactcaacgatactataatacatacatatatagataaacatccaagacccgggccaatcataaaaagatcattttccatcatgacccggccggggttcgaacccgggacctctcgattcagtggcgcagtggcaagaatcttaccactgcgccaccgaggtcgtcaaattaattagttgctacattttttaaattaaaattacattttgagaaaaggacattctgagaaaggacatttcgagaaaaggacattatgagaaaggacattgtaagaaaatgacattttgcgccaagacgCCACatccaaaaataatgaagttaaGTCCCTTACCCAGGAGTAATGTTGTTTATGATCTTGTCATCCATGGTCTCCACCAGGTCTATGAGGCTGTCTCCCGGCAGGGGGCATTCATAAAACCTCTCTTCGATTTGTGATTGGAGGCAGTTGCTGCAAAGAAATAATCTTTAACTATTGGGATATTTTAAACGAATTTTAAGTTACTATAGAtgttgaccgcggcttcgctcccgtggaaattttgagataaaatatagcctatcttgaataatgtacctttgtaatgctgaaagaatttttgaaatcggttcgatagtttcggagattgccagcctcaaacatacaaacgaactcacaaacgcttacctctttataattgACTAGAAGATTTAGataaagaagattggttgagtagatagagcgtgaaggggtaacaaacaaaacaaacttactttcgcatttataatattagttagcatTAGTATTAgactcaaaaataaataataattatgatcatagtcgtattcctcatgaatGAGGGCACGACCATaagtcattacatggaatgaaacacacgtaacaactttcttggcatatttaatggagtggtttgccattgccttctccattccACACACaatgttaataatcaacaagtgtgtcctcacgatgtttttccttcaatagaagcaagtggtggtcgatgaaaactactatacatgagtcagtttggtatacaaactcatgtgaaacgagtaggattcgaacctggaacctgggaccacaggcgggggtcttaaccacCACCGCCGCCGcaaaagtaataaagaaaGTCCCATTACCTGTAAGCAGTAGAGATGTGCACTAAAGCCTTCAGTTTAATGCAGTTTCTGGCCAGCAGGAACATCTCCCTGGTGCCTCTGACGTTGATCGCCACAGCTGTCTTCAGGGGCTCGTCGAACCTGACCGTAGCCGCGCCGTGGAAGATAACTTCCACCTGGAAATTGGTGAGAGGAATTTAAAATGTCGAAACTGGAAGTTAtcaactatatctattccaactGTCATCTGAAACTCTGAGATTCATAGTCATATtgcatacatttattaatacaagCTGCGCCCCActagaatttcgggataaaaagtatctcatgtgttattccaggttatattctacccgtctaccaaatttcataaccatcggtccagtagattttgcgtgagagtaacaaatatacatcctcatttataatgttagtggGGTATTATTAGATTTAGTATGAAAGTAAGGCTTACCTCATTGATAACTTTAGTCCTGTCTTCGTCTCTGAGACCAAGACCAATTTGTCCAACGTCACCTTCCAAAATTGCTATCTTCTGAAGGAAGTCTGGATGTTCCTTCCTCAATTTATCGTACAGCTGAAAACATATTAGCACAGTTTAATGAGATTCATACAGTTCGACAGTCTCGCTAAAAGCGAGTTTGCCGCCACAacatatgaaaaatatgaaaagacCAACCGGAAAAACGTTGAGATATGTGGGAGAAGAAACTGGAAATGTTGGCGCCCTATCGCCATGGAGTGAGGGACGGAGCCAAGAGAACATCTGTATCTGTATGCATGACCATGaccagggggcttaccatcatcacTTATTGCAATGCAGTTCGGGACCTAAACTGATCAGCATcacaaattcgtaccatcgagttAGTTTTCAATATGAATACGATTTATTtcaggttcctaaattgaactgagttgcattggaatcgttccgtaaGAGGTGATGGTAGGCAGCTGGAAGCTAATTAGAACATCTATgtatatgcaataaaaatttaccaataaaaaataccttcttatatatacatagaataTAATAGCCTAACTAGCGGCCCATACCTTATATTATACgttacacttaaaccttccccaggaatGATCATCCTATGagaaccgtacaaaaatccgtccggtagttttgaGTTTTTCTCGTTCATACATACAGACGCGACATGGAgactttgtaatatatatcGATAAGGATATAGCTTACCACATCGTCGAATTGTTCCTGTAGCCTTTTCACAATATCCTTGTTTTTTTTAGGCCTCGCCAGTAGAAACAGTTTCTTTATATCCGGACACGATCTGAAACGAAGAAATCTAAATTTAGTTAATGCAATTTCACGATCTCGAgtctctgttttttttttatactaccaaacagattaacaggcatgcggccgggatggtaagtggtcactgCAGCCTATAAACACCATGGTGGTTGCGGCCAAAGCCTGGCAACAAAGGACATCCGTTACTCACCATCTTATCCTAGATCTTGTACGCAACTTTGTCCAAAGAATAAATTCTAATCTACAAATTCAGCGCCTCATAAATACAGTCCAGTCACAACCTATATTCAGGCCTCTGCGCCAACAAGGGTTgacacacgcgcgttgccaaCTTTGTGTCCTAACATCTTTTGTCAGAGTACCTTGTAATCACACCGTCTCCTTCGCCCTTCAtgccggaacacaacaatgcaaacCCTGCTGTATAGCGACAGATTACCTATGCTATCATATTTAATGAAACGAATACTTATAACCTAAAACCACTAGACTCGCTTCAtcatcatagtcgtattcctcatggctgagggtcgtggtcattacgtggagttaaacacacacaacaactttcttggcattagtaatggagtggtatgtcattgccttctccatttcacacacaaggtaataatcaaccagtgtgcaggtttcctcacgatgttttccttcaccggaagcaattggtggtcgatgaaaactattatacatgagacagactggtatacaaactcatgtggcacgagtaagattcgaacctgggacctttcgatccacacgcgggcgtcttaaccattacaccaccaccgcttctagaCTCGCTAAGTAGacataaaagtcatgttaaatgcctttaggcaactAGTATAAGATttaacaccagtgttagcgataacacACGAGATAAGATAGAAAGAAGACCTAAAACTTTGTTTCCAGGTGGTAGTGGGaattcccgaaattcccacaatGGGAACAATTAGAAAAACCTTTTATTAATGACACCGGAACCTAAAGTAATTGGTTATTCCGTTTCACAAAAATTTCTAGTATAATCACGTCTTTTTTCCTAATCAATATTGTACGTCAACagataattaatgtaatgatattttcaattaacattaaatGTAACACGAATTCTAGATTAATTTGTGTTTAGAATATTCCAGTAATTAATTCTAATAgtgagtaattttaatatgctactaatattataaatgcgaaagtttgcgaggatgtatgtgtgttcgt carries:
- the LOC128681693 gene encoding fatty acyl-CoA reductase wat-like, which translates into the protein MQTDIQSSNTKEGGDITYKDMVEETSVMEESQIQKFFSGTTVLATGGTGFLGKLLVEKLLRSCPDIKKLFLLARPKKNKDIVKRLQEQFDDVLYDKLRKEHPDFLQKIAILEGDVGQIGLGLRDEDRTKVINEVEVIFHGAATVRFDEPLKTAVAINVRGTREMFLLARNCIKLKALVHISTAYSNCLQSQIEERFYECPLPGDSLIDLVETMDDKIINNITPGLLGDCPNTYTYTKAAAEDIVLKHSKGLPVALFRPAIVIGTAKEPVSGWIDNVYGPTGVVVGAAVGLLHVLNCDPKAVADLVPGDMVVNACIATAWKTAREYPGNHEDAPPPELVPPVYNYVSSEQKPLTWEKFMKYNEYYGLDVPPIQAVYYYLLHITPSRFLYHLSCFFLHWIPAYIVDGIAVLIGKKPMLRKAYTKISKFSDVVSYFAVRQWKFENMNTQNLFTEMCTTDKDLFNFDMSSLNWSDYFFSYVRGIRVYLLKDPIDTVPASIKKHSKLRYLHYTFCTILFLGVLRLLWSLLYFSYALIFRMF